The Candidatus Binataceae bacterium genome includes a region encoding these proteins:
- a CDS encoding NAD(P)/FAD-dependent oxidoreductase: protein MATIAEQTRRDCEGRIRTLIVGAGVAGLTLAALLRQRGERPVLVERARDLSEGGYNIALYPLGSRVLHGLGLYDRLLATSQPFHDYQLGNGRGETIHRFDLRSLVDRYGPILGLRRHELLEVLRAGAPEATIVFDATVASMREQGGSVEVSFSDGSAAGFDLVVGADGINSALRQQLLAPSEYAYWDSEWGCWLAWAPPGLMAPTASAEYWGASRFLGIYPVRDGFGIFFGAPRTIVKASNHRTLARELRTKMSAGLAQEALAAIEASQNPFIWDLHDCRSAHWCRGRVSLLGDSAAAFLPTAGVGASMAMLSAAALADELTRVDAAHVDYALRLFERRDRKRVEAAQNNSRRLARLIMVDSVPMAWGRDQLMKFYSLDRALKEVVELMEGSI from the coding sequence ATGGCCACGATAGCCGAACAAACGCGGCGTGACTGCGAGGGACGAATACGCACATTGATCGTGGGGGCTGGCGTGGCCGGATTGACCTTGGCCGCACTCTTGCGCCAGCGCGGCGAGCGTCCGGTGCTGGTGGAGCGCGCGCGCGATCTGAGCGAGGGTGGCTACAACATAGCGCTTTATCCGCTCGGCAGTAGAGTTCTTCATGGGTTGGGCCTGTACGATCGCCTACTCGCCACCAGTCAGCCCTTTCACGACTACCAACTGGGCAACGGGCGGGGCGAGACCATTCACCGCTTCGACCTCCGCAGTCTGGTCGATCGCTATGGCCCCATTCTGGGATTGCGCCGGCACGAGTTGCTGGAGGTGCTGCGCGCGGGCGCCCCCGAGGCCACCATCGTGTTCGATGCGACGGTAGCCTCGATGCGAGAGCAGGGGGGCAGCGTGGAGGTCAGCTTCAGCGACGGCTCCGCGGCAGGGTTCGATCTGGTCGTGGGCGCCGATGGAATTAATTCTGCGCTACGCCAGCAGCTTTTGGCGCCCAGCGAATACGCCTACTGGGACAGCGAATGGGGCTGTTGGCTGGCATGGGCCCCGCCCGGGCTGATGGCGCCCACGGCCAGTGCGGAGTATTGGGGAGCCAGCCGTTTTTTGGGGATCTATCCAGTGCGTGATGGTTTCGGAATCTTTTTTGGCGCCCCCAGGACGATCGTAAAAGCCAGCAACCATCGCACTTTGGCTCGCGAGCTGCGCACCAAGATGAGCGCCGGCCTGGCGCAGGAAGCGCTGGCCGCGATCGAGGCTAGCCAAAACCCCTTCATCTGGGATCTGCATGATTGCCGCAGCGCCCATTGGTGTCGCGGTCGCGTCAGCCTTCTGGGCGACAGCGCGGCAGCCTTCCTACCCACTGCCGGGGTCGGGGCTTCGATGGCGATGCTGTCGGCGGCGGCGCTGGCCGATGAGTTGACCCGGGTGGACGCCGCCCACGTCGACTACGCCCTGCGCCTGTTCGAGCGGCGCGATCGCAAGCGGGTCGAGGCCGCGCAAAACAATTCGCGCCGCTTGGCGCGCCTTATCATGGTGGACTCGGTGCCAATGGCCTGGGGTCGCGACCAGTTGATGAAATTTTACTCGCTGGATCGCGCGCTCAAGGAAGTGGTGGAATTGATGGAAGGCTCAATTTGA
- a CDS encoding fumarate reductase/succinate dehydrogenase flavoprotein subunit, whose protein sequence is MAQYESLDYDVLVIGAGGAGLRAAIAASAAGAKVGLVCKSLLGKAHTVMAEGGVAAALANVDDRDNWKVHFADTMRGGGYVNNWRMAELHAKEAPDRVRELEAWGAVFDRTRDGRILQRNFGGHRYPRLAHVGDRTGLEMIRTLQDYGIHRGIQVHMEFTVVGLLTDSGRVAGAYAYDRERGYFHLFRAKAVVLATGGVGRAYQITSNSWEYTGDGQAMAYAAGAELMDMEFVQFHPTGMIWPPSVAGILVTEGVRGDGGVLRNKDGKRFMFGDIPEAYRHQTADNEEEGWRYTQGDRNARRPPELLTRDHVARCIVREIREGRGSPHGGVFLDVSWLKEKLPNHEEYIKRKLPSMYHQFLKLADIDITKVPMEVGPTTHYIMGGIRVDGDSQMSTLPGLFAAGEAAAGLHGANRLGGNSLSDLLVFGKRAGDFAARFAAENGPVKTDEAQIDALTARALRPFEPVAGKAESPYALQGELKQTMQNLVGIVRREAEIQQALEIIAKLRERAQHVQVEGNRQYNAGWHTALDLHNLLTVSEAICHAALARKESRGGHFREDYQQRDPELEKVNSVIRKDGDKMALTLVQRAALPSELQQIIEDQQK, encoded by the coding sequence ATGGCCCAGTACGAGAGCCTCGATTACGACGTGCTGGTGATCGGCGCCGGCGGCGCCGGCCTGCGCGCCGCGATCGCCGCCTCGGCCGCCGGGGCCAAGGTCGGCCTGGTGTGCAAATCGCTCTTGGGCAAGGCCCACACCGTGATGGCCGAAGGCGGAGTGGCGGCGGCCTTGGCCAATGTCGATGACCGCGATAATTGGAAGGTGCACTTCGCCGATACGATGCGCGGTGGCGGCTACGTCAACAACTGGCGGATGGCTGAACTGCACGCCAAGGAAGCGCCCGATCGGGTCCGCGAGCTGGAAGCCTGGGGCGCGGTCTTCGATCGCACGCGCGACGGTCGCATCTTGCAGCGTAACTTCGGCGGCCATCGCTACCCACGCTTGGCCCACGTGGGTGATCGCACCGGGCTTGAAATGATTCGCACGCTGCAAGACTACGGCATTCATCGCGGCATCCAGGTTCACATGGAATTCACCGTGGTGGGCTTGCTCACCGATAGCGGGCGAGTAGCGGGCGCCTACGCCTACGATCGTGAACGCGGCTACTTCCACCTCTTTCGCGCCAAAGCTGTGGTACTGGCAACCGGTGGAGTGGGCCGCGCCTATCAGATTACCAGCAATAGCTGGGAATACACCGGCGATGGGCAAGCCATGGCCTATGCCGCCGGGGCCGAGCTGATGGACATGGAATTCGTGCAGTTCCATCCCACTGGAATGATCTGGCCGCCCAGCGTGGCCGGCATCCTGGTGACCGAGGGGGTGCGCGGCGACGGCGGGGTGCTACGTAACAAAGACGGCAAACGCTTCATGTTCGGCGATATTCCCGAGGCCTACCGCCATCAGACCGCCGATAACGAGGAAGAGGGCTGGCGCTATACGCAGGGCGATCGTAACGCGCGCCGACCGCCCGAGCTTTTGACCCGTGATCACGTCGCCCGCTGTATCGTGCGCGAGATTCGCGAGGGGCGTGGCTCGCCTCACGGCGGGGTCTTCCTGGACGTCTCCTGGCTCAAGGAGAAGCTGCCCAACCACGAAGAGTACATCAAGCGCAAACTGCCCAGCATGTACCATCAGTTCCTCAAGCTGGCCGATATCGACATCACCAAAGTACCGATGGAAGTGGGGCCTACCACCCATTACATCATGGGTGGAATTCGCGTGGACGGCGACTCTCAGATGTCCACCCTGCCCGGCTTGTTCGCCGCCGGCGAAGCGGCGGCGGGCCTGCACGGTGCCAATCGGCTAGGTGGTAATTCGCTTTCCGACCTGCTGGTTTTCGGCAAGCGGGCGGGCGACTTTGCCGCGCGCTTCGCCGCCGAGAACGGCCCGGTCAAGACCGACGAAGCCCAGATCGACGCGCTGACGGCGCGGGCGCTGCGTCCCTTCGAGCCGGTCGCGGGCAAGGCCGAATCGCCCTATGCCTTACAGGGCGAGCTCAAACAGACGATGCAGAATCTGGTGGGAATTGTCCGGCGTGAAGCCGAGATCCAGCAGGCGTTGGAGATCATCGCCAAATTGCGCGAGCGCGCCCAACACGTCCAGGTCGAGGGTAACCGGCAATACAATGCCGGCTGGCACACCGCTCTGGACCTGCACAACCTGCTAACCGTGTCGGAGGCTATCTGCCACGCCGCGCTGGCGCGCAAGGAAAGCCGCGGCGGCCATTTCCGCGAAGACTATCAGCAGCGAGACCCCGAGTTGGAAAAAGTCAACTCCGTTATCCGCAAGGATGGCGACAAAATGGCGCTGACGCTGGTCCAGCGGGCAGCCTTGCCGAGCGAACTACAGCAAATCATCGAGGATCAACAAAAGTGA
- a CDS encoding succinate dehydrogenase/fumarate reductase iron-sulfur subunit, giving the protein MSDSATFRIWRGNAQGGQFRDYSARLSEGMVVLDAIHQIQAEQAPDMAVRWNCKAGKCGSCSAEINGQPRLMCMTRLNTLPLEQPVTVEPLQTFPLIKDLVTDVSWNMRAKLTIKPLKMRPPDNPDGTWLMAQDDVERVQEFRKCIECFLCQDVCHVLREHHLHDEFVGPRLLTFTAALEMHPADVADRLPDLRQSEGLAYCNITKCCTKVCPEEIHITDNAIIPLKERVVDRYFDPLTRLLRAVGVGKHD; this is encoded by the coding sequence GTGAGCGACAGCGCGACGTTTCGAATCTGGCGCGGCAACGCCCAGGGCGGTCAGTTCCGCGATTACTCGGCGCGGCTTTCCGAAGGAATGGTGGTGCTCGACGCGATCCATCAGATCCAGGCCGAACAGGCCCCGGATATGGCGGTCCGCTGGAACTGCAAGGCAGGCAAATGCGGCTCCTGCTCGGCGGAAATCAACGGTCAGCCCCGTCTGATGTGCATGACGCGACTTAATACCCTGCCGCTGGAGCAGCCGGTGACGGTGGAGCCGCTCCAGACCTTTCCCTTGATCAAGGATTTGGTCACCGACGTTTCCTGGAATATGCGAGCCAAGCTGACTATCAAGCCGCTCAAGATGCGCCCGCCTGACAACCCCGACGGCACTTGGCTGATGGCTCAGGACGACGTCGAGCGGGTCCAGGAATTTCGCAAGTGCATCGAATGCTTCCTGTGCCAGGACGTCTGCCATGTCCTGCGCGAGCATCATCTGCACGATGAATTCGTGGGTCCTCGCTTGCTGACCTTCACCGCCGCCCTGGAGATGCATCCGGCCGACGTCGCGGACCGGCTGCCGGACCTGCGCCAGAGCGAAGGGCTGGCCTACTGCAATATCACGAAGTGTTGCACCAAGGTGTGTCCCGAGGAGATCCACATCACCGACAACGCGATCATCCCGCTCAAGGAGCGAGTCGTGGATCGCTACTTCGATCCGCTCACCCGTCTGCTGCGCGCGGTGGGAGTGGGCAAGCACGACTGA
- a CDS encoding cytochrome P450, producing the protein MAGQGALPPSPGGLMRSGRALFHDPLSYMMATWREYGDVVGYRLLRQRFYLVAHPEAIKHVLQDNNRNYDKNNLDYRVLRQLLGAGLLTSEGDFWLRQRRLIQPMFHRERVMGWGNLMSESTLAMLADWRQRAQSGQPLDVAAEMGRLTLKIVARALFSFDIERHADSVTNNLAIANRHFGRLSLITVLLPFFPTPENLRFQAAVRKLDRIARELIRARRADGGAQDDLLAVMLAARDESGRPAMSERQLRDELLTLLLAGHETTANALAWTWFLLARNPEVEANLHDELDGVLGGALPTTADLPRLPYTRMVIEESMRLYPPAWGVSRHAVGDDEVGGFYLRRGTNVFLCTYITHRHPEYWPEPERFEPRRFESAQIERRPRYAYFPFGGGPRLCIGNQFALVEAQMVLATVAQHYRLRLVPNHPIEPQPLVTLRPRYGVLMTLHPRR; encoded by the coding sequence ATGGCAGGGCAGGGTGCGTTGCCACCAAGCCCGGGCGGTCTGATGCGCAGCGGACGGGCGTTGTTTCACGATCCGCTGAGCTACATGATGGCGACCTGGCGCGAATACGGCGACGTGGTCGGCTATCGGCTGTTGCGTCAGCGCTTTTACCTGGTGGCCCATCCCGAGGCCATCAAGCACGTTTTACAGGATAACAATCGCAACTACGACAAGAACAATCTCGATTATCGCGTTCTCAGGCAGCTCCTGGGCGCGGGGCTGTTGACCAGCGAGGGTGACTTCTGGTTACGCCAGCGCCGGCTTATTCAGCCGATGTTTCATCGCGAGCGGGTTATGGGTTGGGGCAACCTGATGAGCGAGAGCACCCTGGCCATGCTCGCGGATTGGCGCCAGCGGGCGCAAAGCGGGCAGCCATTGGACGTTGCGGCCGAAATGGGGCGCTTGACTTTGAAAATCGTCGCCCGCGCCCTCTTCAGCTTCGATATCGAGCGCCACGCTGACAGCGTTACGAACAACCTGGCAATCGCCAACCGCCATTTTGGCCGGCTTAGCCTGATTACCGTGCTGCTGCCATTTTTTCCGACTCCCGAAAACCTGCGCTTCCAAGCTGCGGTGCGAAAACTGGACCGGATCGCGCGCGAGCTTATCCGCGCACGCAGAGCCGACGGTGGCGCGCAGGACGATCTGCTGGCGGTGATGCTAGCGGCACGCGACGAAAGTGGACGTCCCGCGATGAGCGAACGGCAACTGCGCGACGAATTGCTGACTCTGCTGCTGGCTGGCCACGAAACCACCGCCAACGCGTTGGCGTGGACCTGGTTTCTACTCGCGCGCAATCCCGAAGTTGAAGCCAACCTGCACGACGAACTGGATGGGGTGCTGGGTGGGGCGCTACCGACGACGGCCGATTTACCGCGCCTGCCGTATACCAGGATGGTGATCGAAGAATCGATGCGGCTGTATCCTCCAGCCTGGGGCGTCTCCCGCCATGCGGTCGGGGACGACGAAGTGGGAGGCTTTTATCTGCGCAGGGGAACCAATGTTTTTCTGTGCACCTATATCACCCATCGCCATCCCGAGTATTGGCCCGAACCCGAGCGCTTTGAGCCCCGCCGCTTCGAGAGTGCGCAAATCGAGCGGCGCCCACGCTACGCCTATTTCCCCTTCGGCGGCGGGCCGCGCCTGTGTATCGGCAACCAGTTCGCGCTGGTAGAAGCGCAGATGGTCCTGGCCACAGTGGCTCAGCATTACCGGCTGCGACTCGTCCCCAACCATCCAATCGAGCCGCAGCCCCTGGTGACTCTGCGCCCGCGCTATGGCGTGCTGATGACGCTACACCCGCGCCGTTGA
- the uvrC gene encoding excinuclease ABC subunit UvrC, with translation MDERRADQAPKWLDSADDRKIAPPTALPREVGRSYQSLIDYGQTQADPSPQGEPPSDGLARKLEQVPSDPGVYLLRDRAGKVLYVGKAKSLRSRVRAYFREGGDTRFQVRFLMARVHDFDTLVTASEKEALILENNLIKQYRPRYNIRLKDDKSYLSAKVTKHAWPRITVTRQIVKDGGLYFGPFGSADGLRETIDVIRKVFPLRTCSDTVFRNRSRPCLEYQIKRCLGPCCLAVDRAEYQRHLDAAVMLLEGRDRDLLKALREQMRAHAERLEFEHAARLRDQVRAIEKTVERQTVLHHWGGDQDVFGLYREGGFIEALVLMVRRGKLTSSQSWSFEDLEFADEDVLADLLTQFYSGGRYLPDEILLPVALEDAPARAELLSERRGRKVTLGVPRRGPKQRLLEMANENARQSFAARRDSDQTRERMLEELRTKLHLRNSPKRIECYDISNLQGAMVVASQVVFDEGLPCKALYRRYRMRTVEGQDDFASMYEVLSRRLRRAREEQEYPDLMVIDGGKGQLNVALEVLREFELATQIDVIGLAKQHVLNDPRAPKVVKSEERVFLPNRKDPVVLKPNSNALFLLVRLRDEAHRFAITYNRELRLRARLRTILADVEGIGPVRARALLRHFGSLKRIRQASVEQLAEVREINRELAQAVQRHLQAMSAILDREEQAEAIVPQEVDELAGKAGETMQSDGELPPDDDIAADDLADEAAAKTGNLPRDEPV, from the coding sequence ATGGACGAGCGTCGAGCAGACCAGGCACCTAAATGGCTGGACTCCGCTGATGACCGCAAAATTGCGCCGCCAACGGCCCTGCCGCGCGAGGTCGGGCGCTCCTATCAATCCCTGATCGATTATGGCCAGACCCAAGCGGATCCTAGCCCCCAAGGTGAGCCGCCGAGCGATGGGCTGGCGCGCAAGCTGGAACAGGTGCCGTCCGACCCCGGGGTGTATCTGTTGCGCGATCGGGCGGGCAAGGTGCTGTACGTGGGCAAGGCCAAATCGCTGCGCTCGCGGGTGCGCGCCTATTTCCGCGAGGGCGGCGACACCCGCTTTCAAGTCCGCTTCCTGATGGCGCGCGTGCACGACTTCGACACTTTGGTCACTGCCAGCGAAAAAGAAGCGCTGATTCTCGAGAACAACCTGATCAAACAGTACCGGCCGCGCTACAACATCAGGCTCAAGGACGACAAGTCCTATCTCAGCGCCAAAGTCACCAAACATGCCTGGCCCAGAATCACGGTAACGCGTCAGATCGTGAAGGACGGCGGGCTTTACTTCGGTCCCTTCGGCTCCGCCGACGGCCTGCGCGAGACAATCGACGTAATTCGCAAAGTTTTTCCGCTGCGCACTTGCTCCGACACCGTCTTTCGCAATCGCTCCCGTCCGTGCCTGGAATATCAGATCAAGCGATGCCTGGGGCCGTGCTGCCTGGCGGTGGATCGCGCCGAATATCAGCGCCATTTGGATGCCGCCGTAATGCTGCTGGAAGGGCGCGACCGTGACTTGCTCAAAGCTTTACGCGAGCAGATGCGGGCCCACGCCGAGCGGCTTGAGTTCGAACACGCCGCCCGCCTGCGCGACCAGGTGCGGGCGATCGAGAAGACGGTCGAGCGCCAGACCGTGCTCCATCACTGGGGCGGCGACCAGGACGTCTTCGGCCTCTATCGGGAGGGTGGCTTTATCGAGGCGCTGGTCCTGATGGTGCGCCGGGGCAAGCTGACCAGCTCGCAAAGCTGGAGCTTCGAGGATCTGGAATTCGCCGATGAAGACGTGTTGGCCGATCTGCTGACCCAGTTCTACAGCGGTGGGCGCTATCTGCCCGATGAAATTCTGCTCCCGGTCGCTTTGGAAGACGCTCCGGCGCGTGCCGAACTACTTTCCGAGCGGCGCGGGCGCAAGGTAACGCTCGGCGTGCCACGGCGCGGCCCCAAGCAGCGGCTGCTGGAGATGGCTAACGAAAACGCCCGCCAGAGCTTCGCCGCGCGCCGCGACAGCGACCAGACGCGTGAGCGGATGTTGGAGGAACTGCGCACCAAGCTCCATCTGCGCAACAGCCCCAAGCGAATCGAGTGCTATGACATTTCCAATCTGCAAGGGGCGATGGTGGTGGCATCGCAGGTAGTGTTCGACGAAGGCCTACCCTGCAAGGCACTTTATCGGCGCTATCGGATGCGCACGGTGGAGGGGCAGGACGATTTCGCCAGCATGTACGAAGTCCTCAGCCGCCGGCTGCGGCGGGCGCGGGAGGAACAGGAGTATCCCGACCTGATGGTAATCGACGGTGGCAAGGGACAACTTAACGTCGCCCTGGAAGTGCTGCGCGAATTCGAGCTGGCGACCCAGATCGACGTCATCGGTCTGGCCAAGCAGCACGTGCTCAACGATCCGCGCGCACCCAAGGTGGTCAAATCCGAGGAGCGGGTGTTTTTACCCAATCGCAAGGATCCGGTTGTGCTCAAGCCCAACTCCAACGCACTGTTCCTGCTGGTACGGCTGCGCGACGAGGCGCACCGTTTCGCGATTACCTACAACCGCGAGCTGCGCTTGCGCGCCCGGCTGCGCACGATTCTTGCCGATGTAGAGGGAATCGGACCGGTGCGCGCGCGCGCCTTGCTGCGCCATTTCGGCAGTCTCAAACGCATTCGCCAAGCGTCGGTCGAACAACTGGCCGAGGTGCGTGAAATCAACCGCGAGCTGGCGCAGGCCGTGCAACGCCATTTGCAGGCGATGAGCGCCATCCTGGATCGGGAGGAGCAGGCCGAGGCTATCGTCCCCCAGGAAGTCGACGAGTTGGCGGGAAAAGCCGGCGAGACGATGCAAAGCGACGGAGAATTGCCCCCTGATGATGATATTGCCGCCGACGACTTGGCCGATGAAGCGGCAGCCAAGACGGGGAATTTACCCAGGGACGAGCCGGTCTAA
- a CDS encoding thiamine pyrophosphate-binding protein → MPRSDGGALVARVMRENRVKYCFTINGGHLFPILANLRSNEIKMIHMRHEQATAYAADAYARITGEPGVCMVTAGCGLTNAVTGLCLAGLTGSAVVCISGQHPHTEDHLGSFQEAYGSEVVRSFSKYTKRVTDWSSIEFDVRTAFREAIAPPQGPALVEIPQNVLYAQGEEERQRKGASRFTADDLRTSADPAKIDRALEMLAAAQRPLIAGGDGLFWSQAGPELREFVELTGIPAYTRRAGQGALSEEHPLAIRGAFKKPFTGRADVVLAIGFRFWSGEHFGQPPTWTDQAKYIQVDSTPTRIGWQVAVDLPVVGDPKLVLRQMIQRIKELKLDFSHNRNSSWTKEVGQARANLTRALVEQVDKARNHAPLHPARLANDLVTVMDKNASVVIDSFTLSGYMSLWMAARFPGQIVDAGPLAPVGHGVGMGIGVQLARPGAQVVVVSGDGGIGIGGFDMETAARYKLPVVCVIWNNSSWGPSFESMPMLKDRTEPFNMLAGIRYDKIFAEMGCHGEHVESGDEIVPALERAFASGKPAVINVIGDKTIGHPSLGGNLLGSTGSN, encoded by the coding sequence ATGCCCAGGAGCGACGGCGGCGCGCTGGTGGCGCGCGTGATGCGCGAGAATCGGGTCAAGTATTGCTTCACCATCAACGGCGGCCATCTGTTCCCAATCCTGGCCAACCTGCGCAGCAACGAAATTAAGATGATTCACATGCGGCACGAGCAGGCCACCGCCTATGCCGCCGACGCCTACGCCCGCATCACCGGCGAACCCGGTGTATGCATGGTCACGGCCGGCTGCGGCCTGACCAATGCGGTCACCGGCTTGTGCCTGGCCGGCCTCACCGGCAGCGCCGTGGTCTGCATCTCCGGCCAGCATCCTCACACCGAGGACCATTTGGGCTCGTTTCAGGAGGCCTACGGTTCGGAAGTAGTCAGGAGCTTTTCCAAGTACACCAAGCGCGTGACCGATTGGAGTTCGATTGAGTTCGACGTTCGCACCGCTTTCCGCGAAGCGATTGCGCCACCACAAGGGCCGGCGCTGGTCGAGATTCCGCAAAACGTGCTGTATGCCCAGGGCGAGGAGGAGCGCCAGCGCAAGGGCGCCAGCCGCTTCACCGCCGACGATTTGCGCACCAGTGCCGATCCGGCCAAAATCGATCGCGCCTTGGAGATGCTGGCCGCCGCCCAACGGCCGCTGATCGCGGGCGGGGACGGGCTGTTTTGGTCGCAAGCCGGTCCCGAACTGCGGGAGTTCGTCGAGCTGACCGGAATTCCCGCCTATACCCGGCGTGCCGGCCAGGGGGCGCTCTCCGAGGAGCATCCACTGGCGATTCGGGGCGCATTCAAGAAGCCCTTCACCGGACGAGCCGACGTGGTACTGGCCATAGGCTTTCGCTTTTGGAGCGGCGAGCATTTTGGCCAACCTCCAACGTGGACCGATCAAGCGAAGTATATTCAGGTCGATTCCACGCCGACGCGGATCGGATGGCAGGTCGCGGTCGATCTGCCGGTGGTGGGAGATCCCAAACTGGTGCTACGCCAGATGATCCAGCGTATCAAGGAACTCAAGCTGGATTTCAGCCACAATCGCAACTCCTCCTGGACCAAAGAAGTCGGCCAAGCGCGCGCCAATCTCACACGCGCTCTGGTCGAGCAGGTTGACAAGGCTCGTAACCACGCGCCGCTGCACCCTGCCCGGCTGGCCAACGATTTGGTCACGGTGATGGATAAAAACGCCAGCGTTGTCATCGACAGCTTCACTTTGTCGGGCTATATGAGCTTATGGATGGCGGCGCGCTTTCCAGGTCAAATCGTCGATGCCGGGCCGTTGGCTCCAGTGGGCCACGGAGTAGGGATGGGGATCGGCGTGCAACTGGCGCGGCCGGGGGCGCAGGTAGTGGTGGTCAGCGGCGACGGCGGCATCGGCATTGGCGGCTTCGATATGGAAACTGCGGCCCGCTACAAGCTGCCGGTGGTCTGTGTTATCTGGAACAACAGCTCTTGGGGTCCAAGCTTCGAATCGATGCCGATGCTCAAGGATCGTACCGAACCCTTCAACATGCTGGCTGGCATTCGCTACGACAAGATCTTCGCCGAGATGGGATGCCATGGCGAGCACGTCGAGAGCGGTGACGAGATCGTGCCGGCACTGGAGCGCGCCTTCGCCTCGGGTAAGCCGGCGGTGATCAACGTAATCGGCGACAAGACTATCGGCCATCCCAGCTTGGGCGGCAACCTGCTAGGCTCGACCGGTTCCAACTAG
- a CDS encoding VOC family protein, protein MATIRHLALATNDPAASAAFYRDGFGFAEVSRSPNAVFLADGNLNLAFIRFSTDQLGRGMDYVGLHHFGLLVDDVAAWRVRLAARGIHCFMEPPKDGSGDFNYEYKFRGPDGVVFDLTDHPWKGTTDLDKQQASSKGDCVMAKIRHIALATNDPVATAEFYKQAFGFQEIERRDNPLATGVFLTDGSLNLALLKFKSDQLGKGMDYVGLHHFGILVEDVRETMDKLEAMGTRCFLKPEPGDKSGFEYKFHGPDGVVFDISEHPWGGTPALEREPAPAPSSNPLNAK, encoded by the coding sequence ATGGCAACGATCAGACATTTGGCGTTGGCAACCAACGACCCCGCGGCAAGCGCGGCCTTTTATCGCGACGGTTTTGGTTTCGCCGAGGTCAGTCGCAGCCCCAATGCGGTGTTCCTAGCCGACGGCAACCTCAACCTGGCCTTCATCCGCTTCTCCACCGATCAGCTCGGCCGCGGGATGGACTACGTCGGCTTGCACCATTTCGGCCTGCTGGTGGACGACGTCGCGGCTTGGCGCGTGCGGCTGGCGGCACGCGGCATCCATTGCTTCATGGAGCCGCCCAAGGACGGTAGCGGCGATTTCAATTACGAATACAAGTTTCGCGGTCCCGACGGGGTCGTTTTTGACCTCACCGACCATCCCTGGAAGGGAACCACTGACTTGGACAAGCAACAGGCTAGCTCCAAAGGAGATTGCGTGATGGCGAAGATTCGACACATCGCGCTGGCCACCAACGATCCGGTCGCCACCGCCGAGTTCTACAAGCAGGCCTTCGGTTTCCAGGAAATCGAGCGGCGCGACAACCCGTTGGCAACCGGCGTCTTCCTAACCGACGGCTCGCTCAATCTAGCCCTGCTCAAGTTCAAATCGGATCAGCTGGGCAAAGGCATGGACTACGTCGGCCTGCATCATTTCGGCATCCTGGTCGAGGACGTGCGCGAGACCATGGACAAGCTGGAAGCGATGGGCACCCGCTGCTTCCTCAAACCCGAGCCCGGTGACAAATCGGGCTTCGAGTACAAATTTCACGGACCCGACGGCGTTGTCTTCGACATCTCCGAGCATCCCTGGG